The window TCATCAGTAGCGAGTCAGGCCCCGCCAAGGGCGTCATTACCCGTCCCGATTCCGTTCACATCTGTTATTGCCATTCCCCTATGCGCTACGTCTGGGACATGTACCACGAGTACCTGTCCGGCGCGGGACGCTTCGTTCGGACGCTATTCCCGCTCATCGCCCATTGGCTCCGGGTCTGGGACAGGCTCTCGGCGGATCGCGTCGACTACTTCATTGCGAACTCGACCTTCGTTGCCTCACGCATCCGGAAGTTCTACCGGCGTGAATCGGAGATCATCTATCCCCCGGTCAACGTCTCGGACTTCAACCCGAAGCTCGAACGCAGCGATTTCTACCTATGCCTGGGCCAACTGGTGGCCTACAAGCGCGCCGACATGGCCGTCGAAGCCTTCAACAGGCTCGGACTGCCATTGGTCGTGGTCGGCGAAGGCGAGTTGCTCGAACCGCTGAAAAAGATCGCGGGCCCGAACGTCAAGCTGATGGGTCGCCAGCCTTTCTCCGTCATCCAGGATCTTCTGCAACGCTGTCGCGGCCTGATTTTCCCAGGGATCGAGGACTTCGGCATCGTCCCGGTCGAGGCCATGGCGGCGGGTGCTCCCGTGGTGGCCTACGGCAAGGGCGGCGCCCTGGACACCGTCATTCACGGCAAGACCGGCATCCTGTTCCATGAGCAGAGTGTCGAAGCGCTGATCGAGGCGGTCGGCCGGCTTGAACGCGGCGAGTTCGACTTCTCACCATCGGAAATGCACTTGCATGCACAGGGTTTCGCCAAGCCCGTGTTCCAGCGAAATATCAAAGCCTTCGTCGACAAAGCTCTGGCCACCGCCAACACGCTGCCTTCTGAAGAAGAACATGATTTGAATTCTTCTCACGCAGTCAGACAGCGCACTTGAGGACCGACACATGACTCTTCCCGTCATCATGACTGCGATCTGTCGGGTGATCGGCCATTTCAACACTCACCTATTGCAGGTCTGATATGCGCTGCGCCGTCATCTTCGGGGGCTCCGGCTTCATTGGCGTCTTCTTTGCCAAACATCTGCTTTCAACGGGAGCCTTTGAAAAAGTCTATCTGTTCGACAAGGAACAGGTCTCCGACAAGCCTTTCCCTTATCGCGCCCAACTGGTGCGGGAGTCCGCCGAAATCATCGAGATTGCCGGCGATGTCCGCCAGCCGATCGACTGGGTGCCTCCGGAATCGGTTTCGCTCATTGCGAACTTCGCCGCCGTGCATCGTGAACCCGGACATGACGATTTCGAGTACTACGAAACCAACCTGCAGGGTGCCCAGCACGTATGTGCCTGGGCCGAGCGCGTGGGCTGCAATGAAATGGTCTTCACCAGTTCGATCTCGCCCTACGGGCCGAGCGAAGAACAAAAGGACGAGCGCTCGCTGCCGGTACCGATGACGGCCTATGGCGGATCGAAACTGGTGGCCGAGAAGATGCACCAGGCCTGGCTTGCGGCCGACCAGGAGCGGCGGCATCTGGTGATTGTCCGTCCCGGTGTGGTGTTCGGCCCCGGGGAAGGCGGCAATGTCTCCCGCCTGGTCAAGGCGGTGATACACCATTACTTCTTCTACATGGGCAACCGTGATACGCGAAAGGCCGGCACCTACGTGAAGGAGTTGTGCTCCGCCATCTGCTGGATGCTGGAACGGCAGAAGGCCCAGGGCGAGCACTTCTCGCTGTTCAACATGTCGATGAATCCCGGCCCATCGATCCAGGACTATGTCGACACCGTTTGCCAGGTAGCGGGCGTGAAACGGCGCGTACCGGAGATTCCCTTCCCTCTTCTGCTGGGCGCCGCCCATTGCATCGACCTGGTCGCCCGCCCGCTTCGCATTCGCCACCCCTTCAGCCCGGTACGCATCCGCAAGCTCGTACGCTCCAACAATATTCATCCCGCTCGCCTCGTCGAGCTGGGATATCCCTATCAGTTCGACTTGAAGTCAGCCTTCAGCGACTGGAAGTCCAGCGCACCCGAAGAGTGGCGCTGACCAGGGAACCCACCCCTCCCGGCGCGTTCCAATGCGTCGATCCTGTGCGCTGATTCACCACGCCCACGGGTTTTCCCCAACGGCCCGAGTCCGTTAATCTCCCCGCCTCATTCTCCACCTCGACGGCCACACCGGCCGCCGAGCTCCGTTCAAGGAAGTCTCGATGTTGCGAATTCCCGCTCTGCTGGCCGGCGCCCTGCTCTCGGTCAATGCCTTCGCCCTGTCCCTCTCCGACCTCAGCCAGAGCGACGCCTCCGCCGGCCTGAAGGATGCACTGACCCAGGGCTCCCAGGTCGCCGTGCGCCAGCTCAGCCAGCCCGGTGGTTTCAGCAATGACCCGCAGGTACGGATCGAACTACCCGGCAAGCTGGGCAAGGCCGCCAAGACCATGAAGCAGTTCGGCATGGGCGCCCAGGTCGACCAGCTCGAAGCGAGCATGAACAAGGCCGCCGAGGCTGCCATGCCGCAAGCCCAGGCGCTGCTAGTGGACGCGGTGAAGAAGATGACCGTGACCGACGCCAAGGGCATTCTCCAGGGCGGCGAGCACTCCGCCACCGATTATCTGAACCGCAGCAGCCGCGAGCAGCTGCGCGCCAAGTTCCTGCCGATCATCAAGCAAGCCACCGACCAGGTCGGCGTGGCCAAGCAGTACAACGCCTTCGCCAGCCAGGCCGCTGCCTTCGGCGTGGTCGACGCGAAAAACGCCAACATCGAGAACTACGTGACCGAGGAAGCGCTGGACGGTCTGTTCAAGATCATCGCCGAGCAGGAGAAGACCATCCGCCAGAACCCGACCGCCGCAGCGACCGGGATGGCGAAGAAGGTGTTCGGGGTGCTCTGAGTGACAATGCGCCGCGAGCGAAAGAGCGTTCGCGAGGTAAAAAGAAAAGCCCGGCATCTGCCGGGCTTTTTCATGCCTGGGGATTTCAGGCTTCCTTCTTCACCCTGAACCACGCCGCATACAGCGCCGGCAGGAACAACAGGGTCAGCGCCGTGGCGACGATCAGGCCGCCCATGATCGCCACCGCCATCGGCCCGAAGAACACGCTGCGCGACAGCGGGATCATCGCCAGCACCGCCGCCAGCGCGGTCAGCACGATGGGGCGGAAGCGCCGCACCGTAGCCTCGATGATCGCGTGCCAGGTGTCCAGGCCGTGGCTGCGGTCCTGCTCGATCTGGTCCACCAGGATCACCGAGTTGCGCATGATCATCCCGGCCAACGCGATGGTGCCGAGCATCGCCACGAAGCCGAAGGGCTTCTGGAAGATCAGCAGGAACAGGGTCACGCCGATCAGCCCCAGGGGCGCGGTGAGGAACACCATGATCATCCGCGAGAAGCTGCGCAGCTGCAGCATCAGCAGGCTGAGCACCACCACGATGAACAGCGGGATGCCGGCGTTCACCGAGTTCTGCCCCTTGGCGGAATCCTCCACGGTGCCGCCGACGTCCAGCAGGTAGCCGTCGGGCAGCTCGGCGCGGATCGGGTCCAGGGTCGGCGAGATCTGCTTCACCAGGGTGGCAGGCAGCGAGTCGTCGTAGATGTCGCCACGCACGGTCACGGTGGGCAGGCGGTTGCGCCGCCAGATGATGCCTTCCTCGAAGCCGTACTCCAGGGTCGCCACCTGCGACAGCGCCACGCTGCGGCCGCTGCTGGTCTGCATCGACAGGCTCGGCAACTGCGACAGGTCATGCCGCTCGCGCTCGTCGCCGCGCAGGAGGATTTCGATCAGCTCGTTATCCTCGCGGTAGTAGCTGACGGTAGCGCCGGTCAGCGAGCTCTGCAGGAACTGCGAGATGTCCGCCGTGCTCACCCCGAGGGCGCGGGCGCGCTCCTGGTCGATGTCGAGGAACACCGCCTTGCTCGGCTCCTCCCAGTCCAGGTGCACGTTCACCACGTGAGGGTTCTCGCGCATCTTCTCGGCGACCTTGCGCGCCAGCGCGCGGACTTCCGGGATGTGCTCGCCGGAGACGCGGAACTGCACCGGGTAGCCCACCGGCGGGCCGTTCTCCAGGCGGCTGATGCGCGTACGCAGCGTCGGGAAGTCCTCGTTCATGTGCTTGATCAGCCACTGGCGGATTTCCTCGCGGGCCTCCAGGTTCTTCGCCAGCACCACGAACTGGGCGAAACTCGCCGCCGGCAATTGCTGGTCCAGCGGCAAGTAGAAGCGCGGCGAGCCGGTACCGACGTAGGCCACATAGTTGTCGATGCCCGGATGCTCGGCGAGCATTTTCTCCAGGCGGTTGACCTGCTCGGTGGTGGCGGCCAGCGAGTCGCCCTCGGCCAGCTTCAGGTCCACCAG of the Pseudomonas sp. PSE14 genome contains:
- a CDS encoding NAD(P)-dependent oxidoreductase, translated to MRCAVIFGGSGFIGVFFAKHLLSTGAFEKVYLFDKEQVSDKPFPYRAQLVRESAEIIEIAGDVRQPIDWVPPESVSLIANFAAVHREPGHDDFEYYETNLQGAQHVCAWAERVGCNEMVFTSSISPYGPSEEQKDERSLPVPMTAYGGSKLVAEKMHQAWLAADQERRHLVIVRPGVVFGPGEGGNVSRLVKAVIHHYFFYMGNRDTRKAGTYVKELCSAICWMLERQKAQGEHFSLFNMSMNPGPSIQDYVDTVCQVAGVKRRVPEIPFPLLLGAAHCIDLVARPLRIRHPFSPVRIRKLVRSNNIHPARLVELGYPYQFDLKSAFSDWKSSAPEEWR
- a CDS encoding glycosyltransferase, with protein sequence MKVAIIHYWWMSNRGGEAVCSAIAELYPDADIFIHVCDEQVVRQALPANFKGNLYRTFISKLPKARKHYQKYLPLMPLALEQLDLTNYDLIISSESGPAKGVITRPDSVHICYCHSPMRYVWDMYHEYLSGAGRFVRTLFPLIAHWLRVWDRLSADRVDYFIANSTFVASRIRKFYRRESEIIYPPVNVSDFNPKLERSDFYLCLGQLVAYKRADMAVEAFNRLGLPLVVVGEGELLEPLKKIAGPNVKLMGRQPFSVIQDLLQRCRGLIFPGIEDFGIVPVEAMAAGAPVVAYGKGGALDTVIHGKTGILFHEQSVEALIEAVGRLERGEFDFSPSEMHLHAQGFAKPVFQRNIKAFVDKALATANTLPSEEEHDLNSSHAVRQRT
- a CDS encoding DUF4197 domain-containing protein, with translation MLRIPALLAGALLSVNAFALSLSDLSQSDASAGLKDALTQGSQVAVRQLSQPGGFSNDPQVRIELPGKLGKAAKTMKQFGMGAQVDQLEASMNKAAEAAMPQAQALLVDAVKKMTVTDAKGILQGGEHSATDYLNRSSREQLRAKFLPIIKQATDQVGVAKQYNAFASQAAAFGVVDAKNANIENYVTEEALDGLFKIIAEQEKTIRQNPTAAATGMAKKVFGVL